The Arachis hypogaea cultivar Tifrunner chromosome 16, arahy.Tifrunner.gnm2.J5K5, whole genome shotgun sequence genome contains a region encoding:
- the LOC112754952 gene encoding uncharacterized protein, translating into MTTVLYHMVSSSALVSLGLYNLISTTRNYLKFPHTYAAKLFHPFPFPTTTLRHVPIYLTLLSLFLSIIHQLILSFYPDPLLKGHTPVHRLTSLHFATLLFLFLLLSLLILFSDSLSFDNSLLFALSSALFALHSNASSTASALQTSALEAHCLLVSARLSAIISFLCLILAAMPKLFSADAALSASLILRGLWTFQTGLSLHADAFIPEGCHRLLDVVNGVEGSTQCDLDESKLRAVALLDLAFLLQVVVVVVVVFATYAIVAKSVGARRLGSYEALPTNSNSGDANHQSVVQMKAMAGTQA; encoded by the coding sequence ATGACGACGGTATTGTACCACATGGTGTCGTCGTCAGCCCTAGTATCACTGGGACTATACAACCTAATCTCCACCACACGCAACTACCTGAAATTCCCACACACCTACGCAGCAAAACTGTTCCACCCATTCCCATTCCCAACCACCACGCTCCGCCACGTGCCCATCTACCTCACCCTCCTCTCCCTCTTCCTCTCCATCATCCACCAACTCATCCTCTCCTTCTACCCTGACCCCCTTCTCAAAGGCCACACCCCCGTCCACCGCCTCACCTCCCTCCACTTCGCcaccctcctcttcctcttcctcctcctctcccTCCTCATCCTCTTCTCCGACTCCCTCTCCTTCGACAACTCTCTCCTCTTCGCCCTCTCTTCCGCCCTCTTCGCCCTCCACTCCAACGCCTCCTCCACCGCCTCCGCGCTCCAAACCTCCGCCTTAGAGGCCCACTGTCTCCTCGTCTCCGCGCGCCTCTCCGCCATCATCTCATTCCTCTGCCTCATCCTCGCCGCCATGCCCAAGCTCTTCTCCGCGGACGCCGCACTCTCCGCCTCCCTCATTCTCCGAGGGCTCTGGACGTTCCAGACGGGGCTTTCGCTCCACGCCGATGCCTTCATCCCCGAAGGCTGCCACCGGCTTCTTGATGTCGTTAATGGCGTCGAGGGATCCACGCAGTGTGATCTTGATGAGTCGAAGCTCAGGGCTGTGGCGCTTCTCGACCTCGCGTTTCTTCTTCAGGTGGTGGTCGTTGTGGTTGTTGTGTTTGCAACCTATGCGATCGTTGCGAAGAGCGTCGGCGCCAGGAGGCTTGGATCGTATGAGGCATTGCCCACGAATTCTAACTCTGGAGATGCCAACCACCAAAGTGTTGTTCAGATGAAAGCCATGGCTGGCACACAGGCTTGA